One part of the Humulus lupulus chromosome 9, drHumLupu1.1, whole genome shotgun sequence genome encodes these proteins:
- the LOC133799626 gene encoding protein FAR1-RELATED SEQUENCE 9-like, producing the protein MREHRETLLQLPYSRRSLSYLLHEDKLRACGLLGEDQSTSDWSNKKYDRWELVPLPTDDLPPRRDARPPPPVRHRSRKSGNEANDEASSSGSDEQGEMDSDLDNILESGRAKRSKRPRGSRKSDRPAKSKRTIQMRVGDTGGIFEYLQSMQLEDPAFVSAMQADEDDMITNIFWADGRMMTDYFYFGDVLFFDTTYKKNKECRLFAMFLGVNHHKQTIIFGTALLYDETAETFAWLFDTFAKTMSGKKPKTILTDQDAAMEKALESQWPETTHRLCIWHIYQNAPKNLSGVFQNFREFTKDFSSCIYDYDEKDVFIEAWNSMLEKYDLRDNKWLKKMFNLKEKWALVYGRETFCADMTTTQRSESMNNVIKNYVSYKHEIPRFFQHFQRLVEDRRYDEFKADFKSTQTSLSLSLPIEILKHTSIVYTPAVFRMFEKEFCKAYDCAMNIKSENGTVSEYTLTPHGKVYEHIVTYDSSNDTVTCGCKKFDFAGILCAHILKLAKKAAEDEKAYKIVVSAFSKIFIDLDANDRAQGKEISTSTTRHNDIENKNNNGISDQIKGFKTKRKAHGGSRRIKGALERAKNKKKMVKEDSPSQQDFHEQKANDQINNGSGIPFLSSNYFQENMSSSFSKYSFLASERSIYIVTSIPPYTHNYDGYEDLNENTSMTVLLQQAISTPNTFQRFIGNYFQKSPQ; encoded by the exons ATGAGGGAGCACcgagagactctgctccagctTCCCTACAGCAGGAGATCCCTTtcctatctcctgcatgaagacaagcttCGGGCTTGTGGGCTATTAGgagaggatcagtctacatcggactggtccaataaaaaatacgaccGGTGGGAGCTCGTTCCTCTACCAACCGACgacctccccccaaggagagatgcgaggcctccaCCTCCAGTTCGTCATAGGAGTCGaaaatcggggaacgaggccaatgatgaggccTCAAGCTCGGGTTCGGACGAGCAAG gcgagatggactccgatcttGACAACATCCTTGAGAGTGGCAGAGCCAAAAGAAGCAAACGCCCGAGAGGCTCACGGAAATCTGATCGtcccgccaag AGTAAACGAACAATTCAAATGAGAGTAGGAGATACTGGTGGTATATTTGAATATCTTCAAAGTATGCAATTAGAAGACCCTGCTTTTGTTAGTGCCATGCAAGCTGATGAAGATGACATGATAACCAATATCTTTTGGGCAGATGGAAGAATGATGACAGATTATTTCTATTTCGGTGATGTTCTTTTCTTTGACAcaacttacaaaaaaaataaagagtGTCGACTGTTCGCAATGTTTCTTGGGGTGAATCATCACAAGCAAACTATTATCTTTGGAACTGCACTATTATATGATGAAACTGCTGAAACTTTTGCTTGGCTATTTGACACTTTTGCTAAAACAATGTCAGGAAAAAAGCCAAAGACTATTCTTACTGACCAGGACGCAGCAATGGAAAAAGCTTTAGAGTCTCAATGGCCAGAAACAACTCACCGTTTATGCATTTGGCACATATATCAGAATGCTCCAAAAAATCTTAGTGGGGTTTTTCAAAATTTTAGAGAATTCACAAAGGATTTTAGTAgttgtatttatgattatgatgaGAAGGATGTTTTTATTGAAGCTTGGAATAGTATGCTTGAGAAATATGATCTTAGAGACAATAAGTGGCTAAAAAAAATGTTCAATTTGAAGGAAAAATGGGCATTGGTATATGGAAGAGAGACATTTTGTGCAGACATGACAACTACTCAGCGGAGTGAAAGTATGAATAATGTAATTAAGAATTATGTTAGCTACAAGCATGAAATACCAagattttttcagcattttcaaagattagtTGAGGATCGTCGATATGATGAGTTCAAGGCTGATTTTAAATCAACTCAAACTTCATTGTCATTGTCTTTGCCAATAGAAATTTTGAAGCATACATCAATTGTTTACACTCCAGCTGTATTCAGAATGTTTGAGAAAGAATTTTGCAAGGCTTATGATTGTGCTATGAACATTAAAAGTGAGAATGGAACAGTGTCAGAGTATACATTGACCCCTCATGGAAAGGTTTATGAGCATATTGTTACATATGATTCTTCTAATGATACAGTGACATGTGGTTGTAAGAAATTTGATTTTGCAGGAATTTTATGTGCACATATTTTGAAG CTAGCAAAAAAAGCCGCTGAAGATGAGAAAGCATACAAAATTGTTGTTTCTGCGTTTAGTAAGATTTTTATAGATTTGGATGCAAATGATAGAGCTCAAGGGAAAGAGATTTCAACTTCTACTACCAGACATAATGATATTGAAAACAAGAACAATAATGGAATAAGTGATCAAATTAAAGGGTTTAAGACTAAAAGAAAAGCTCATGGTGGATCTAGAAGAATTAAAGGTGCACTTGAGAGAgccaaaaataagaaaaagatgGTTAAGGAAGATTCTCCATCACAACAG GATTTTCATGAACAAAAAGCAAATGATCAAATCAATAATGGAAGTGGAATACCGTTTTTGTCTTCTAATTATTTTCAAGAGAATATGTCATCTTCATTTAGCAAATATAGCTTCCTTGCATCAGAAAGAAGTATTTATATTGTCACATCT ATTCCACCATATACTCATAATTATGATGGTTATGAAGATCTAAATGAGAATACAAGTATGACTGTACTATTGCAACAG GCTATATCAACTCCTAATACATTTCAAAGATTTATTGGCaattattttcaaaaatcacCACAGTGA